Within the Pseudomonas guangdongensis genome, the region GCGACGAGAGTGACCAGCAGCCCGAGCAGCAGCACGCCGATGACGTTCCCGAGGGCTTTGCGGCGTTTCATCGCTACTCCATTGATCTGGACGGGGCTTGCCGATCCGGGGCAAGACGGCCGGAATGCGCCGCGCGGAATGGCGCCGGGAGCGCGATGCGGCGCGGATGCCGGCTCGATGACGATGCTAATCGTCCGGCCGCATTCTGCAAAGCGCGCCATGCGCGGCGCGGTGACTCGGCCAGCGGCATCACGGTCACGCCGACCTGCGGGGCGTGGCCGCCGCCGAGGATCGCCCCGCGCAACGCGGGGGCGCCACCATCAGAGCGCCACGGCCAGCACCACCAGCACCGCGCATTCGAGCAGTTCCAGCAGCGCTCCGGCAGTATCCCCGGTGGTGCCGCCGAGGCGCCGCAGCATGGCGCGCCGGCACAGCACGAACACCGCCAGCGCGCTGCCCAGCGCCAGCAGTCCGGCCCAGCCGCCGGCCAGGCAACCCAGCGCCACCGCCAGCAACACCCACCAGCCGGTACGCTGCGGCACGGCGGCAGCCATGGCGCTGCCCAGCCCGTTGGCGCGCACATAGGGGGTGCCGAGCAGCAGCATCAGCAGCGCGCTGCGCCCCAGCAGCGGCGCCAGCAGCAGCACCGCCCACTGCCCGGCCGCCAGCAGCGCCCAGAGCGCGGTGAACTTGAGCAGCAGCAGCGCCACCAGCGCCAGCACCG harbors:
- a CDS encoding adenosylcobinamide-GDP ribazoletransferase codes for the protein MLPLLIALQFLTRLPVRLPGMPEPRQLGRSLLCYPLVGLLLGLVLLLAAALLQGVFAPLAAALLLALWLLASGGLHLDGLADSADAWVGGYGDRQRTLAIMKDPSCGPMAVLALVALLLLKFTALWALLAAGQWAVLLLAPLLGRSALLMLLLGTPYVRANGLGSAMAAAVPQRTGWWVLLAVALGCLAGGWAGLLALGSALAVFVLCRRAMLRRLGGTTGDTAGALLELLECAVLVVLAVAL